In Takifugu rubripes chromosome 22, fTakRub1.2, whole genome shotgun sequence, the genomic window GACATGAGCCAGCCGCTCAGCCACtacttcatctcctcctcacacaACACCTATCTGATGAAGGATCAGCTCAAAGGGCCCAGCAGCACCGAGGCTTATGTCAGGTAAAAGCTTTCCTCCTCGGCCCGCGACCAAGAGCTATCTGCATACCGATCTCCTGCTGAAGCCTGCGGGTTATTGAGCTCGAGAAGCTTGGCAGCAGGAGCATAGATGTAACATCTGGGCCTCCTTCTCCGTCCGTGTTGTCTCAGGGCTCTGCTGAAGGGCTGCCGCTGTGTGGAGCTGGACTGCTGGGATGGATCGGACAACGAGCCGGTGATCTACCACGGCTACACCCTCACCTCACAGATTCTCTTCAAGGACGTCATCGAAGCCATCAAGGAATACGCCTTCAAGGTGAGGCTCACCGCCCGGTAACGTCCGCCACGGCGTCCAtcagcacccccacccccccgtgagctctttcctctctttcaccGTCAGGCTTCTGATTACCCGGTCATCCTCTCCCTGGAGAACCACTGCAGCGTGGAGCAGCAGCAAGTCATGGCGCACCACATGAGCTCCATACTGGGCAGCGCCCTCCTCACTTCCCCACTCGGGGACGTCATGCCTGCCAATTTTCCATCTCCAGAGGTTTGTGTTCTTCACACTTTTATGACATTTACTGGTGAAGATGTGGGTCCCTCACAGGccaagtgtgtgtttccttcagGAGCTGAAGGGGAAGTTCCTCATCAAGGGGAAGAGGTTAAACAAACTCGAGGCCATCTTCTCCCAAGCAGCAGCGGCTGAAGACACAGATGTGACCGAGGAGGAAGAGTCTGGGGACGAAGACGAGGATGAGCAGAAGGGAAAGGTGAGGGATCAACTCGTCTGTCGCCTCCACCGACGGAGATTTACCTGATTTCCCGCTGCCGTGcaggagaaaaagaagctgaaacTGGCCAAAGAGCTGTCAGACATGGTGATCTACTGCAAGAGCGTCCACTTTCACGGATTTGAAGACGCCAGGAAAAACCTGAGCTTCTACGAGATGTCGTCCTTTAAAGAGGGAAAGGCCGTAAAGCTCGCTGAGGAGTCAGGTGAGGGACAAATAAAAGGTTCTTCAGCTTAAAATTCCTAATCAAATTGCCTTTACTTCCTGAATAATCACCATATAGCCCCTAGTGGTCCTCTCTCAATGGGCTCATCactcattttttgggggggtttgtgTCTTCCGCAGCGAACGACTACATTCGCCACAATGCTGAGAAGCTGAGCCGCATCTACCCTGCAGGCCTCCGCACCGACTCCTCCAACTACAACCCCGTTCCTCTGTGGAACGCCGGCTGCCAAATGGTGGCGCTGAACTTCCAGACATCCTGTCCCGACATGGATCTAAACCAGGGCAGGTTCCAGGTCAACGGGAAGAGCGGTTACATCCTGAAACCTTCTTTCATGAGAGACGCCGGCACAGAGTTCGACCCCATCACCCTGACCCGAGGAGACTGGCTCCAACACCAGACGCTCCACATCATGGTTGAGTATCTCAGCAGAACCGTTAGCTTCATGGCTCGTTCGGACGTGCAGGTGCTGTATTCCCAATGCGTCACCCTCCCGTTGTCAGATCATATCGGCCCAGCAGCTGCCCAAGGTGAACAATAAGAAATCCTCCATCGTGGACCCGCTGGTTAAAGTGCAGATGTTCGGAGTACCGGCTGACTGCGGCGAGAAGGAGACCCATCATGTTCCCAACAACGGTACCTTCCCTGGTTCTCTACACTTAGATTTAAAAGCTGTGTCTTTTGGGTTGCAGTTGTGCCAGTTTTGCCACATCCAGTCAACTTTTCTCCCTTTTTGAGGTTTCAAACCGTCGTGGAACGAAACCTTCCAGTTCGACGTGTACGTGCCAGAGCTGGCGCTGGTGCGCTTCGTCATCGAAGACCACGACTCCACATCCGGCAACGAGTTTGTCGGCCAGTACACCCTCCCGTTCAACAGCCTGAAGATGGGTGAGTCCGTCGGCAGACGGCACAACCGCGGCTCTGTCTTCTCACTTGATAAAGGGCCTCTGGTGGAACACAGGGGCCCAGTTCTAACGCCGCACAAAGGCTTCTTGGTTCTCACCCATTTCTCCGATGTTTTGCGCTCCCACGCAGGATACAGACACGTGCCTCTGTGCGACAAAAACGGGAACCTTCTGCCCTCGGCTGGCCTCTTCGTGCACGCCATGGTCCTGGACGCCAAGTGAGACGCCATGGCATCGGCTATTTAACCCGCTTTTAATCAGACGTTTTAGTCAGTAGTTGCTCTAGTAGACTTTAGTTTATGATTAACTTATTGCTATGACAGCGGTAGTCTGGGGAACCGCCGTTCTTCTCAAGTGACGGTTGTGTAAACGCCAACCAAGACGCCATTACacagattttattgttttactgcTTAGCATCaacatcagtcagtcagtgtgttgtctatttaaatatttttactCAAGTGGCCATTTTTGAATTCGGCAGAAACTCCTGCCGACGTAAAATAACAAGCTTTGTCCTCATCAGGTacgattctttcttttttttgtcgtATTTTGTCATTCAAGGTGAAGATAAAGCTTTGAACACACTCGTCTGAATCCTGCCTCTTGTCCTCATTCCCAGTGGTGCCAGTAGATATTAAATGAGATGTGCTGAAAATGTGATTGATTTAGCTGAAAAAACGAATACAAATAccaaacaaaaatcacattttcaagc contains:
- the LOC101078575 gene encoding 1-phosphatidylinositol 4,5-bisphosphate phosphodiesterase delta-1-like, whose protein sequence is MTCLQKQTQLTESQELQRKTTRQQTIQTNVKILGMEGDQDLHFLLKGGDLLKVRSPNWKKTRYFKLQDDCKTMWHESKKLFKSNQTFSLENISVVRVGRQTDGFRKSTEEQVEDRCFSITFKGRRKNLDLIASSDEEARQWVNSLQKLVSNLNNLSRQQKSEHWILSCLRKADKNKDDKLSQSEMKNFMRLINWELDDTYAEMLFQKCDKSKSGYLAGEEIGQFYDELTKREEIDVIYGAYAKTTGFMSPEDLVEFLMKEQREKATLADASNIIKNYEPDEKVKEKKLLSKDGFLMYLHHPETMILNAEHKEVYQDMSQPLSHYFISSSHNTYLMKDQLKGPSSTEAYVRALLKGCRCVELDCWDGSDNEPVIYHGYTLTSQILFKDVIEAIKEYAFKASDYPVILSLENHCSVEQQQVMAHHMSSILGSALLTSPLGDVMPANFPSPEELKGKFLIKGKRLNKLEAIFSQAAAAEDTDVTEEEESGDEDEDEQKGKEKKKLKLAKELSDMVIYCKSVHFHGFEDARKNLSFYEMSSFKEGKAVKLAEESANDYIRHNAEKLSRIYPAGLRTDSSNYNPVPLWNAGCQMVALNFQTSCPDMDLNQGRFQVNGKSGYILKPSFMRDAGTEFDPITLTRGDWLQHQTLHIMIISAQQLPKVNNKKSSIVDPLVKVQMFGVPADCGEKETHHVPNNGFKPSWNETFQFDVYVPELALVRFVIEDHDSTSGNEFVGQYTLPFNSLKMGYRHVPLCDKNGNLLPSAGLFVHAMVLDAK